In Pseudanabaena yagii GIHE-NHR1, the following proteins share a genomic window:
- a CDS encoding DUF433 domain-containing protein, giving the protein MTVLKSWDEKVYMRSLVTEIINGESYSYYPLGQYVVRAMGVCGDRPTFKYTRIEIAGVMERLAKGENVESIVLGFRGRVSREAIAEAIQVVTTHFLESLPILSAA; this is encoded by the coding sequence ATGACTGTTTTAAAATCTTGGGATGAAAAAGTTTATATGCGATCGCTTGTCACTGAAATAATTAATGGCGAATCCTATAGCTACTATCCACTAGGGCAGTATGTTGTTCGGGCTATGGGGGTTTGTGGCGATCGCCCAACTTTTAAGTACACTCGGATTGAGATTGCGGGTGTGATGGAGCGATTAGCTAAGGGGGAAAATGTTGAAAGTATCGTGCTTGGCTTTCGGGGAAGGGTTTCGCGTGAGGCGATCGCTGAGGCGATTCAAGTTGTGACCACTCATTTTCTTGAGAGTCTTCCTATTTTGAGTGCAGCATGA
- a CDS encoding valine--tRNA ligase, whose translation MSTTELPKQYNPLESEAKWQKYWEESGVFVAESQSDKDPYCIMIPPPNVTGSLHMGHAFQEVLIDILIRYHRMRGFNTLWLPGTDHASIAVQTILDKQIKAEGKTNQEIGREKFLERAWQWKAESGGTIVSQLRRLGVSADWTRERFTMDEGLSNSVTEAFVKLYEAGLIYRGEYLVNWCPESQSAVSDLEVDNKEVKGHLWNFRYPLADGSGHLVVATTRPETMLGDTAVAVNPDDDRYKHLIGKTVMLPIMNREIPIISDRYVDKAFGSGCVKVTPAHDPNDFEMGQRHSLPLINILNKDGSINANGGEFEGQDRFVARKNIVKKLDELGLVEKIEDYAHTVPYSERGKVPVEPLLSIQWFVKIKPLSDFALEQFDKQNSPTFVPDRWGKVYRDWLIRLKDWCISRQLWWGHQIPAWYAPDGSIFVARTEEEAYTQAKAKFGEEVTLERDPDVLDTWFSSGLWPFSTLGWPEETQDFQTFYPTSVLVTGFDIIFFWVARMTMMAGYFTGKMPFNTVYIHGLVRDENNQKMSKSKNNGIDPLVLINKYGTDALRYSLVKEVTGAGQDIRLDYNRKTDESTTVETARNFANKLWNASRFVMMNLTSIETRTASLDTEKLELADRWILSRYAQTVLQVREQLDSYSLGEATRSIYEFFWGDFCDWYIELVKSRLQESADPTSRETVQQNLRFVLDGILRLLHPFLPHVTEEIWQLLTYGTREPSSDRPVLAIQPYPEIDTSYINEELEEQFNLLIGTIRTIRNLRAEAEIKPSAKVSAILQSDSDRERSLLQAGQSYILDLARVEDLAVVASVDASATEQAIAGVVGTIQVIVSLVGVVDIGQLISKLERTLTKLEGAIASTQGRLSNEGYLKKAPPDVVATARAELEESLKQQEILKARLAQLQGK comes from the coding sequence ATGAGTACGACCGAACTTCCAAAACAATATAATCCTCTCGAATCCGAAGCCAAATGGCAAAAATATTGGGAGGAAAGTGGCGTATTTGTAGCAGAGAGCCAAAGCGACAAAGATCCATACTGCATCATGATTCCACCGCCAAATGTTACGGGTAGCCTACATATGGGTCATGCTTTTCAGGAAGTATTAATCGATATTTTAATTCGCTATCACCGTATGCGTGGGTTTAATACCCTCTGGCTGCCCGGGACCGACCACGCCAGTATTGCGGTGCAGACGATCCTCGATAAGCAAATTAAGGCTGAAGGTAAAACCAATCAAGAAATCGGGCGCGAAAAATTTCTGGAACGGGCTTGGCAATGGAAAGCTGAATCAGGGGGAACGATTGTTTCGCAACTGCGCCGCCTTGGGGTCTCGGCAGACTGGACAAGAGAACGCTTCACGATGGATGAAGGTTTGTCCAATTCTGTTACAGAAGCCTTTGTCAAACTCTACGAAGCTGGCTTAATTTATCGCGGCGAATATCTGGTTAACTGGTGTCCTGAGTCTCAATCCGCAGTTTCTGACCTCGAAGTTGATAATAAAGAAGTTAAAGGACATCTCTGGAACTTCCGTTATCCCTTAGCCGATGGCTCTGGGCATCTAGTAGTCGCAACTACTCGCCCCGAAACAATGCTAGGTGATACCGCCGTAGCCGTAAATCCTGACGACGATCGCTATAAGCATCTCATTGGCAAAACGGTGATGTTGCCAATCATGAATCGTGAGATTCCGATCATTAGCGATCGCTATGTCGATAAGGCTTTTGGTAGCGGCTGTGTTAAGGTGACTCCTGCCCATGACCCCAATGACTTTGAAATGGGACAACGCCATAGCTTACCCTTAATCAATATTCTCAATAAAGATGGCTCAATCAATGCCAATGGCGGCGAATTTGAAGGGCAGGATCGCTTTGTAGCGCGTAAAAATATCGTAAAGAAGCTGGATGAACTGGGCTTAGTAGAGAAGATTGAAGATTATGCCCACACGGTTCCCTATTCGGAACGCGGTAAAGTCCCCGTCGAGCCATTGCTATCAATTCAATGGTTTGTGAAGATTAAGCCTCTATCAGACTTTGCCCTAGAGCAGTTTGATAAGCAGAACTCGCCTACCTTTGTTCCCGATCGCTGGGGTAAGGTATATCGCGATTGGTTGATTCGCCTCAAGGATTGGTGTATTTCCCGTCAATTGTGGTGGGGACATCAGATTCCTGCATGGTATGCCCCCGATGGCTCCATTTTCGTGGCAAGAACAGAAGAGGAAGCCTATACACAGGCAAAAGCTAAATTTGGCGAAGAAGTCACCTTAGAACGCGATCCTGATGTACTAGATACATGGTTCTCTTCAGGTTTATGGCCATTCTCAACTTTGGGCTGGCCTGAAGAAACACAGGATTTTCAAACCTTCTATCCTACTAGTGTTCTCGTTACAGGGTTTGACATTATCTTCTTCTGGGTGGCGCGGATGACGATGATGGCAGGCTATTTTACGGGCAAGATGCCTTTTAATACGGTCTATATTCATGGACTGGTGCGTGATGAGAATAACCAGAAGATGTCTAAATCAAAGAATAATGGCATCGATCCGTTAGTTCTAATTAATAAGTATGGAACCGATGCTTTGCGCTATTCCCTAGTTAAGGAAGTAACGGGTGCAGGTCAAGATATTCGTCTTGATTACAATCGCAAAACCGATGAATCCACAACTGTAGAGACTGCCAGAAATTTCGCGAATAAGCTCTGGAATGCTTCGCGATTTGTGATGATGAACCTGACTAGTATCGAGACTCGCACTGCGAGTCTCGATACTGAGAAGTTAGAACTTGCCGATCGCTGGATTTTGTCGCGCTATGCTCAAACTGTATTACAAGTACGCGAACAGCTTGATAGCTATAGCTTAGGCGAAGCAACGAGAAGCATCTATGAATTCTTCTGGGGCGATTTTTGTGACTGGTATATCGAACTAGTCAAGTCACGTTTACAGGAATCCGCCGATCCTACTTCTCGCGAAACCGTACAGCAAAACCTCAGATTTGTCCTTGATGGTATTTTGCGCCTCTTACATCCATTCTTGCCTCACGTCACCGAGGAGATTTGGCAATTGCTGACCTACGGCACTAGAGAACCATCTAGCGATCGCCCTGTCCTTGCAATTCAACCCTATCCTGAAATTGATACCAGTTATATCAATGAGGAATTAGAAGAACAGTTCAATTTATTAATTGGCACGATCCGCACGATTCGCAATCTTCGCGCTGAGGCTGAGATTAAGCCTAGTGCAAAGGTCTCGGCGATTTTGCAATCCGATAGTGATCGCGAACGCAGTTTATTACAAGCAGGGCAAAGCTATATTCTCGACTTGGCAAGGGTTGAAGATTTAGCAGTTGTGGCATCTGTCGATGCATCGGCAACGGAACAGGCGATCGCAGGTGTAGTTGGTACGATTCAGGTAATTGTCTCGCTGGTTGGTGTGGTTGATATCGGTCAATTGATTTCCAAATTGGAACGCACGTTGACGAAACTTGAAGGGGCGATCGCTTCTACTCAGGGACGTTTAAGTAATGAGGGATATCTCAAAAAAGCACCTCCTGATGTTGTGGCAACAGCGCGTGCTGAATTGGAAGAATCTCTGAAGCAACAGGAGATTCTCAAAGCACGTTTGGCTCAGTTACAAGGCAAATAA
- a CDS encoding GNAT family protein, protein MNMTPKNIVTIYDKQGRDYQIEVNEQESILSLKVYRSLHGLRDMVGHIKCIFKSHNEMLLADIHFEDKIARTPLGRIYAFFHQEPKSYRKLGLGTATLKFLIEYIEKKGIKKLHGSITQDDLNANPKLIKWYQDNGFTVEALTAQERENSVARICLYLP, encoded by the coding sequence ATGAATATGACTCCTAAAAATATTGTGACTATTTATGATAAACAAGGGCGTGATTACCAAATTGAAGTTAATGAGCAAGAGTCCATTCTTTCGCTCAAAGTTTATCGTTCGCTGCATGGACTGAGGGATATGGTCGGTCATATCAAGTGCATTTTTAAGTCTCATAACGAAATGCTTCTAGCAGATATTCACTTTGAAGACAAGATAGCCCGTACCCCACTAGGACGCATTTATGCATTTTTTCACCAAGAACCGAAAAGCTACCGCAAGCTGGGACTAGGAACTGCCACGCTAAAATTTCTTATCGAGTATATTGAGAAGAAAGGAATCAAAAAGCTTCATGGGTCAATAACTCAAGACGATCTTAATGCTAACCCGAAACTAATCAAATGGTATCAAGACAACGGTTTTACAGTAGAAGCTCTAACGGCTCAAGAAAGAGAAAATAGTGTAGCCAGAATCTGTCTTTACCTGCCATAA